From the genome of Mustelus asterias chromosome 7, sMusAst1.hap1.1, whole genome shotgun sequence, one region includes:
- the LOC144495812 gene encoding elongin-C → MDGEERTYGGCEGPDAMYVKLISSDGHEFIVKREHALTSGTIKAMLSGPGQFAENETNEVNFREIPSHVLSKVCMYFTYKVRYTNSSTEIPEFPIAPEIALELLMAANFLDC, encoded by the exons ATGGAGAAGAGAGGACCTATGGAGGCTGTGAAGGCCCTGATGCTATGTATGTAAAGTTGATCTCCTCTGATGGCCATGAATTTATTGTAAAACGAGAACATGCACTGACTTCTGGCACTATTAAAGCTATGTTGAGTGGCCCAG GACAGTTTGCTGAAAATGAAACGAACGAAGTAAATTTTCGTGAGATTCCATCCCATGTGCTATCAAAAGTGTGCATGTATTTTACCTACAAGGTCCGCTACACCAACAGTTCTACAGAGATTCCTGAATTTCCAATTGCACCAGAGATAGCACTGGAATTGCTGATGGCTGCAAACTTCTTAGATTGTTAG